GTTCCATGATAGGTTCCGGTATTTTTATTGTTACTGCCGCCATGGCACGCGATGTCGGTTCTGCCGCGTGGTTGTTAGTCATTTGGGTAGTCACAGGTTTATTAACCATGTCGGCCGCATTGAGTTATGGTGAGTTAGCAGGAATGATGCCAACAGCTGGTGGACAATTCGTTTACATACAACGTGCTTATGGAAAATTGGCTTCATTTCTTTACGGTTGGACGGTGTTTACCGTTATTCAAACAGGAGTTATCGCTGCCGTAGCGGTAGCTTTTGCCAAATATTCAGCGGTGTTTTTACCAGTTTTAGATGAAAAAATTTTCTCGGTTGGAGATAGTTTTGTCTTTGGCTACAAGCAAGTGTTGGCTATGGCAAGCATTGTATTGCTGACCTATATCAATACCAAAGGCGTTGTCAAAGGAAAAACCATTCAGTTGATATTTACCTTAGCCAAGCTGGTTGCTTTATTTGCTCTGATTATTCTTGGGCTTTATGTTGGGATGAAAACCAACATCCTTTCCGATAACTTCAAAAACATGTGGGAAGCGTCTAAAACAGTATTGAATCCCGATGGAAGTATTACTGTAACCAAGCTAACAGGCATTGCTTTGCTGGGCGCAATGGGAGCAACGATTATTAACTCTTTGTTTTCAAGTGATGCGTGGAACAACGTAACCTTTATTGCAGGCGAAATCAAAGAACCAAAAAAGAACATCCCGCGAAGTCTATTTCTGGGAACATTAATAGTAACCATTATCTATTTGTTAGCCAATTTGGCGTATCTGGCACTATTACCAATGCAAGGAACACCAGGCGCAAATTCTGCTTTAGAAGGCGGAATCATGTTTGCGGCTGAAGATAGAGTAGGAGCTGCAGCAGCAACAATGATAATGGGTAACATTGGTCTTTTCGTTATGGCAGGATTAATTATGGTTTCTACCTTTGGGTGTAATAGTGGTTTAGTATTGGCTGGCGGACGCTTGTTTTACGCCATGTCAAAAGACGGTTTGTTCTTCAAGAAAGCGGGCGAATTAAACAATTACGACGTACCCGAAAAAGCCCTTTGGGTACAATGCGTTTGGGCATGTTTGTTGTGTATTTCGGGTAGGTATGGCGACTTGTTAACCTATGCTACGTTTGCCTCTTTATTGTTCTACATACTTACCATCTACGGAATATTCATCCTCAGAAAGCGCGAACCTAATGCCGAAAGACCATACAAAGCTTTTGGTTATCCTATTATTCCTGCGCTATATATTGTAGTAACTGCCGCCATTTGTGTAGCATTGCTAGTTTACGAAACCACCAGTACAGGTTTAGGTCTAGGCATTGTAGCACTGGGAATACCTGTTTATTATGCCGTGATGAAAGTTAAAGAATAAATAAAAAACCTCTTTAAAAAGAGGTTTTTTTTATCTATTTCGTTTGCTTCAAAATCCAATCTCCCATGACTTGCATTGCATTGTTGTTGAAGGTTTCTTCTATCTTTTCATATTCTTGTGGTAATCCTGTTTCGCTTTCTTGGAAAAGGTGGTTTAGTTTAGGCAGTTCTACTATGGTTACGTTTTTGTTTCCTGCGGTTTCTAGCGCGGTTTTAATGCCTTCTAGGTTTTCTTTGGCAGGAACTTGGGTGTCGTTTTCGCCATTGAGTGCTAGTACTGGGCAAGTTACTTTTGCTAATACTGGTGCTGGGTCATATCGAATAAAATCGGCTAGCCATGGGAAAGCTAGGCTTTCTGAAAGCTGTTTTATTTGATTCTTTGGTAGCATTCCGGCAAAGACGTTTCCAAAGTAGGTTTCGAGTTCTCCTGCCAGTGTTGGGCTATTAGGTTCTGCTTTTACAATTATTTCATAGGCGCCGCCAATTCTTTTCTTGCCTACTAGTACGCCAAAATCGTCAACGCCCATTTTGCGTTCTATGCGTTCTTTTTGCAACAGCATTAGTTTGTCGCCGCGCATTCCTGGTGCTGCCAGTAGCACTACGAAAGCGACATCTTTATTTTGTGAAGCAATAATTGGTGCAATAGTGCCTCCTAAACTATGCCCAGCCAAACCTATTTTCTTAACGTCAATTTCTTTACGGGTTTTCAGGTAATCGATGGCAAACTTGGTGTCGTTTACAAAACCTTGTAGACTGGTTTCGTTATACTTGCCTTCGGAGGTTCCTGTTTCGCGGTCGTCTACTCGGAGTACGGCTATGCCTCTTTTGGTTAGATAATCGGCGAGGACAAGAAATGGTTTGTGGCCTAGTAGTTCGGAGTTTCTGTCTTGTGGTCCGCTACCGCTGATGAGGATTACTACGGGTGCTTTCTTTTTATCTTTTGGATAGGTGAGTGTTCCTGTTAGTTTGATGTTATCTATAGTGTTGGTATAGGTGATGTCTTCGGAATTGTAGCTGCTGGTGTCTTTGGGTTCTTGTGGTTTTTGGGCAATTATTGTTATTGAAAACAAACAGGCAAAAATAGTGGTAGAAATGGTTTTAAAGGACATGGGATTGTATGAATTTTTGAAAGCACTAAGATAGGGAAATAATTGATTATGGTTTGTTGTTTATGGTTTGTTGTTTGTGCGGATGCGTCTCTCACTCGTATGCATGCGTCTCTTACTGCCATGCACGCTTCTCTTACTGCCATGCATGCGTCTCTCACTCGTATGCATGCGTCTCTTACTGCCATGCACGCTTCTCTTACTGCCATGCATGCGTCTCTCACTGCCATGCACGCGTCTCTCACTGCCATGCATGCTTCTCTCACTGCCATGCATGCTTCTCTCACTCGCTAGAATGAGTATTTTATTTTTAAAAATGAATTATTTTGATAATAATTTAATGAAATAGTGTTTTTTATGTGAATAAGAGAATGAGATGGAGGCAGGAATCGGGAAGATTTTTGAAAATAGGGGGATTTCCCCCTTTTTTATGAGGAATGGATTGAGTAGATTTGGGGGAGAGTTATATAGATTTGTGCATGTTTAAAAATTACAGGATGATTAAAAATATCAAAAATAAAATACCCTATATAAAAATTGTATTAATAATTATCAGTTTTTATATGTTGGTTATGTCATTATTTCACAATGCTTTTTATATAGGAAAACCAGAAGCACCAGAAGAGGTTGCTTCTTTATATGCCTTCTTGTTTGGTTGGATTAGTATTTTATTTATTACAGGAATACCTTGGTTAGCTAATCTTTTCTTATTTTTTTCATGGTTGTTGTTATTGTTTAAATCAAACCTTTCTTTGTACTCTAGTATATTGGCAGTGTTATTTTCTTTGTCTTTTTTATTATTTGAAACTGTAGTAACAAATGAAGGAGGTGTGTCAAGAAAAATAATAGGATATGGCACTGGGTATTGGCTTTGGTTATCAACTTGTATAGTAAACTGTATTGGAATTTTTATAATAAAAGTTATTGATAACAAAATTAATCGTGCAAAGTCTCCCGACTTTGAGTAATTAAGTTTAAAACTTAGTATGAATGAAACATTAAATATAGCTCTAAAAATTGTTATTGTTTTTTCAACAATTGTTTTGCTTTATAAGATTGGTAGCGTAGTTATCTTTTATTTTTTTACTATAAAAAAATGGAGCGAAGTTGAAGGTACTATTATTAGTTCGGATGTTGTTTACTTTCGTTCAAAAACTGATGCAGATACTCAAGGTTGGAAAGAAGCAGTTATTTATAGTTTTAAGGTTAATATGATTGAATATAATGGAAATTGTATCTCTAAAAATTTAGGTTTTCTTTTTCCTTTTAAATACCAAGCCAAACAGAGTAATTTTATAGAAGGACAAAAAATTAAAATTTATTATAATCCTGAAAATCCAAATCAATCAGTATTGGATAGTAAATTTGATTTAATGAGTTGTATAATTCTATTAGGTATATTAATAATTTTTTATTTTGTTGTTTTTTGAGTTTAAGTTATTAAAATTGTTATCATTATGACTACCCAAAACCAAATAAACGAATACATCAACAGCCAACCTGAGGCTAAGCGCAACGACATGCAAACGTTGCACAGCATGATACTGGAGTTGCAACCAACGGCTAAGCTATGGTTTCTGGATGGTAAAAACGAGGAAGGCAAAGTAGTTTCGAATCCTAATATTGGCTACGGCAGTCGCATGAACGAGTATGCCAACGGGAAGCAGAAGGAGTTTTATCAGATTGGGTTGAGTGGCAACACTAGTGGGATTTCGGTTTACATCATGGGCTATGCGGATAAAACGTATTTACCCAAAACCTATGGAGAGACTATTGGCAAAGCGAGTGTTACGGGGTATTGTATAAAATTCAAATCGCTAAAGGATATTGACCTTGAGGTGCTGAAAGCAGCAGTGAAAGGTGGTTTTGAGGTGTAGATAGTAATTAGTAAAGTAATCTAAATAAGAAAGAAATCTTTATATTTGATATAACCAAAAACAAGTCTTCGTATCATTAATGAGTAGCAAATGATAGTAAAAAAGAAAACTTTTAGTCTAATTTTTTGGGCTATACTCATAGTGCTGAGTGCTTACTATTTTTATAGTGCTATTGAATACCGTTTTTTTGAGGAAGGCATTGGTCCAACCTTTTGGAATAAGCAATTTTGGTTTGTTTCGCATATCTTGGCAGGTATCTTGCCGCTGGTTACAGGTCCGTTTCAGTTTTGGAGTTGGTTCAGAAAGCATCACATTAAATGGCATCGTTTGTTAGGGAAACTATACATTATTGGGTGTTTATTTGGTGGGTTTTCGGCGTTGTATTTAGGGATAACACAACCGTATGATGGTTCGATAGTTCCAACTTTGTTTTTAGCTACTTTATGGTTGTTTATGACTATTTCGGCATGGATTACTATTAAAAGAAAACAAGTAGAAGCACACCGCTTATTTATGATTAGAAGTTATACGCTTACGCTGGCGTTTGTTTTTCTTCGTTTGTTGTATGACCTGGTTTATAAACTTAATTTTCTATCGTTTATAGCTAATGAAGAGGTGAGGGATGCCACTTATGAATGGATAAGCTGGGTAGCACCGGTGCTGATAGTTGAGTTTTTTATCTCGTGGTTGCCTTTGGTAAAAAGCGATGGAAGAAGAAAGAAAGTTAGAACAGAATAATTATAGTTACAATCGTTTATGAATCAAAAGATAAGCAGCAAAAGAAGAAAGTCGAAGTTTTTCCTTGTTTTGGGATTCATAGGTTTATTTGCGGTTTTGGTGGGATTCTTGAAAACTTTTATCGTTCCTGTTTCTAAAGGCGACTTCAAAGCGCCAACCATCATTTTTATTCACGGTTTTTTTGCGACGGCTTGGGTTGTTTTGTTTGTTGTTCAGTCTTTTTTGATTCAGAAGAACAAATACAAAACTCACATGACCTTGGGTTATCTTGGTTTGGCTGTTGCTCTTGGAGCAGGAGTAACTATTATTCCGGCAGGATTTGAACAGGTAAAAAGAGAGTTGGGCTTAGGGTTTGGAGAGATAGCAATTTCGGGAATTGTTGGAGTTTTTACGACTGCAATAATGTATTTGTCACTTGTGGCAATGGGTTTATGGTATCGCAAAAATGGTGCTGCTCATAAGAGATTGATGGCTTTGGCAACGTTGGTTTTGTTATGGCCAGCATGGTTTAGATTCAGGCATTATTTTCCGTCGGTTCCTCGTCCTGATATCTGGTTTGCGGTAGTTCTAGCGGATAGTTTTATTATTTTGGGCATTCTTTGGGATAAATGGACTAACAAGAAAGTGCATTGGACGTTTTTGTATCTTGGATTATTGATTATTGCGGAACATGTTTTTGAAGTGCTTACTTTTGATTCGGAACCATGGCGATGGATAGCCAACTGTTTGTATAATCTATTTATTTAGTGCTTATCACTGATGAATTATATTTTTAAGTAATTCACAAAAAAGCTATTACTCTTTTTGTACTTTTAACTCTTGAAATACAATAACCTAAAACGCAATGTTTAGACATCAAGGTAAGAGCAGAACCTTAAAACACAATCTTCGAATTGCTGTTGTTTTGTCTTTTGTAGCGGGCATTGTTAATGTAACGGGTTTTTTAGCTTTTCAACAACTGACTACCAATGTAACGGGTCATTTTGCGTTGTTTATTAATGATGTGGCGCACTTTGATTTTTGGAAGGGAACCGTTTATTTTCTATACATTTTTGCGTTCCTGTTTGGTTCGTTTTCATCGAGTTTTCTTATTGAGAAATTTAAAAAGAACAAGAAGCTGAATATTTTTGTGATTCCAACTCTGGTAGAATGTTTTCTGCTGGTGCTGGTTATGGTGTTGCATTATTTGGATGAGATTCAATATCCTAATGTTATAGTTTGTTTGTTGCTTTTTGCAATGGGACTTCAGAATTCTTTTGTTACTAAAATATCCAATGCTGTGGTTAGAACAACGCACCTCACAGGATTGTTTACCGATTTAGGGATTGAACTATCACAACTTTTTTTCCCTGAAGAACATCCACACAGAGATAAAATTAAGGCTACTATAAAACTTAGAATTTATATTATTTCGTTTTTCTTTTTAGGCGGAATTGTAGCAGGTTATTTTTATTCGGAACTAGGAATGAAGTTGTATACACTAATTATTGGTGTGTTTATATTATTACTTAGTCTTTTATATGATGATTTGAGGTATCGGATTATTAGAGCCAAAAGAAAATTAAAGTATAGAAAATGGCAGGAGTAAAAGTAAATTAGTTATAAAATAAAGAAGCCCTTTGAGTTAATTCAAAGGGCTTCTTCGTTAAAAATAGAAAAGTGTGTTATCTTTTAACCACTCGAAGGGTTGTTAGTTCTTCGGCTTGTTTTACAATTACGTTATAAACTCCCGATGGGTATCGGTCGCCAATAGTGGTTTCTTCTATATCCAGCAGTTTTACTTCGCGTTGCTCTATTAATCGTCCAAGCATATCAAATACCTGAAGCGAAATCATTTCAGTACTCGACGTTTTAATGTTGATTTTGAAGTTTTCTGCAAAAGGATTAGGATAGGCCACTGCACTGAATGGCGTTACAATTGTAGGATCAATTATTCTACTTGACGCAGCGGTAGTAATGCTACAATCTTTACCGTAAGGCGTAACAATGCCATACATGATTGGCGCTACCGAAACGGTATAAGTAGTTAATGGTAATAAACCTGTGAACTGACTCAGCGTAAAGCTTGGTGTTGCCGTGTCAATGTATTGACTGTATATTAAGTCGCCCAATCCATCAAAAAGTGTCAGTTGTACACGGTAACCCGATGCATTTGCAACAGGATCAATGCCTATTACTTGAGTGGCACTTGTTGGTCCGGTTGATTCACATTGTGATAGTACTATAGCACTGCTTGGCGGATCTGAAGTAAAGACAGAACAAACTGCACCAAACTGTGACCAAGCAATGTTGTTGCCAATTTTAACGCGTATCTGAACGGCTACTAAATATTCTGTGTTATACAATAATGGTAATCCAACTACTTGAGTTAGATTAAAATTAGGTACCGTACGTTCAATATAGTAATAAGTAGTTGGCGCAGAAGCCAAGGCTACTCTGAAACGATACAGATTAGTAGAAGCTACAGGTGTTGCATTGATATTTGAATAAATATAAGTCAATGTTCCACCACATTGCGATGGTACTAACTGTGTAGTTTGTACTGGTGGTGTAGTAACCTGACAAGGCGAAGGATTATAAGGTTGAACCTCACCATTTATTATCAAGGCCACTTCTATTTTGAATGATGTACCAAACGAATAGATGTTGGTCATCGTTAATTTGAAGTGGTGTACACTTCTATCCAATACAGCAACTTCGCCAGTACTTAAGTTGGTTATTCTGAATCGGAACGCTATTGTATAAGGATCAAGAACAAAATCATAACAATTTAATGTTGCATTCAGATTTTGATTGGTTTCACCACATACATTATTCATCATATAAGTGTAATAGGTTGGTAAACCATTATACAATGAACCATCACAATCGTTGTCAATATTATCAAAGGCAACCTCGGTAGCACTTGGATTGATAGTAGCATCGGCATCGTTACAATCTAAATCATTTACCGAATAATTAGGTTGTGGAGGAGTATTGCCATCAATAGCACACAACTGAACAGCAGTGCTTCCTGATGCTCCATAGCTATCACCATCACTATCTACATAGAATGGGAAGGTTTCATGACGGTCGGCTTGTGTATCATCACAATCGGTGTTGTTTACTGAATATCCTGCAGGAGGATTATTGGCAGCATCCGAACATAACATAAATACAGGACCAGCACCATAACCATCTCCATCATTATCGGCATAGAACGGATAAGTTAAATAAACGATGACAGTTGTTGGGTCTGAATTTACTTCAGAACAAGTACCGCTTTTAACCACCGCTCTGAATTGGGTTGTTTCCGCTAATGGTCCTGAAGTATAACTAGTAGCAGTAACCGTAACGGTTGTTGGTGTCCAG
The window above is part of the Flavobacterium sp. PMTSA4 genome. Proteins encoded here:
- a CDS encoding APC family permease, whose amino-acid sequence is MTQEKHHLQRSLGLIDATSIVAGSMIGSGIFIVTAAMARDVGSAAWLLVIWVVTGLLTMSAALSYGELAGMMPTAGGQFVYIQRAYGKLASFLYGWTVFTVIQTGVIAAVAVAFAKYSAVFLPVLDEKIFSVGDSFVFGYKQVLAMASIVLLTYINTKGVVKGKTIQLIFTLAKLVALFALIILGLYVGMKTNILSDNFKNMWEASKTVLNPDGSITVTKLTGIALLGAMGATIINSLFSSDAWNNVTFIAGEIKEPKKNIPRSLFLGTLIVTIIYLLANLAYLALLPMQGTPGANSALEGGIMFAAEDRVGAAAATMIMGNIGLFVMAGLIMVSTFGCNSGLVLAGGRLFYAMSKDGLFFKKAGELNNYDVPEKALWVQCVWACLLCISGRYGDLLTYATFASLLFYILTIYGIFILRKREPNAERPYKAFGYPIIPALYIVVTAAICVALLVYETTSTGLGLGIVALGIPVYYAVMKVKE
- a CDS encoding alpha/beta hydrolase family protein, whose product is MSFKTISTTIFACLFSITIIAQKPQEPKDTSSYNSEDITYTNTIDNIKLTGTLTYPKDKKKAPVVILISGSGPQDRNSELLGHKPFLVLADYLTKRGIAVLRVDDRETGTSEGKYNETSLQGFVNDTKFAIDYLKTRKEIDVKKIGLAGHSLGGTIAPIIASQNKDVAFVVLLAAPGMRGDKLMLLQKERIERKMGVDDFGVLVGKKRIGGAYEIIVKAEPNSPTLAGELETYFGNVFAGMLPKNQIKQLSESLAFPWLADFIRYDPAPVLAKVTCPVLALNGENDTQVPAKENLEGIKTALETAGNKNVTIVELPKLNHLFQESETGLPQEYEKIEETFNNNAMQVMGDWILKQTK
- a CDS encoding DUF3592 domain-containing protein; protein product: MNETLNIALKIVIVFSTIVLLYKIGSVVIFYFFTIKKWSEVEGTIISSDVVYFRSKTDADTQGWKEAVIYSFKVNMIEYNGNCISKNLGFLFPFKYQAKQSNFIEGQKIKIYYNPENPNQSVLDSKFDLMSCIILLGILIIFYFVVF
- a CDS encoding DUF1801 domain-containing protein, which gives rise to MTTQNQINEYINSQPEAKRNDMQTLHSMILELQPTAKLWFLDGKNEEGKVVSNPNIGYGSRMNEYANGKQKEFYQIGLSGNTSGISVYIMGYADKTYLPKTYGETIGKASVTGYCIKFKSLKDIDLEVLKAAVKGGFEV
- a CDS encoding DUF2306 domain-containing protein, which codes for MIVKKKTFSLIFWAILIVLSAYYFYSAIEYRFFEEGIGPTFWNKQFWFVSHILAGILPLVTGPFQFWSWFRKHHIKWHRLLGKLYIIGCLFGGFSALYLGITQPYDGSIVPTLFLATLWLFMTISAWITIKRKQVEAHRLFMIRSYTLTLAFVFLRLLYDLVYKLNFLSFIANEEVRDATYEWISWVAPVLIVEFFISWLPLVKSDGRRKKVRTE
- a CDS encoding YoaK family protein; protein product: MFRHQGKSRTLKHNLRIAVVLSFVAGIVNVTGFLAFQQLTTNVTGHFALFINDVAHFDFWKGTVYFLYIFAFLFGSFSSSFLIEKFKKNKKLNIFVIPTLVECFLLVLVMVLHYLDEIQYPNVIVCLLLFAMGLQNSFVTKISNAVVRTTHLTGLFTDLGIELSQLFFPEEHPHRDKIKATIKLRIYIISFFFLGGIVAGYFYSELGMKLYTLIIGVFILLLSLLYDDLRYRIIRAKRKLKYRKWQE